In Nitrospirota bacterium, a single window of DNA contains:
- a CDS encoding aspartate-semialdehyde dehydrogenase yields MLKKKPAYQVAVVGATGVVGNEMMEILEERDFPVETLHPFASPNSAGRVVQFRGKAVKVKLLEPSSFDGIDIALFSAGSQTSLKYGPIAAKAGTVVIDNSSAFRMEKDVPLVVPEVNIKAAFTHKGIIANPNCSTIQMVVALYPLHQAARITRIVVTTFQSVSGKGKKAVDELMEQTRSLLSFKEVEVKEFPHQIAFNCLPQIDDFLDNAYTKEEMKMVNETHKIMGDNSIRVTATTVRVPVFRCHSESVNIETEKKLSANEARAVLAVSPGVIVFDDPKRKIYPLPSEHAGKDEVYVGRIREDFSVPSGLNLWIVSDNIRKGAALNAVQIAEELIKF; encoded by the coding sequence ATGCTTAAGAAAAAACCGGCATATCAGGTTGCAGTCGTGGGAGCGACGGGGGTCGTGGGAAACGAGATGATGGAGATTCTGGAAGAAAGGGACTTCCCGGTCGAGACACTCCATCCGTTTGCTTCTCCGAATTCCGCAGGGAGAGTCGTTCAGTTTAGAGGCAAGGCCGTGAAGGTCAAGCTTTTAGAGCCCTCTTCTTTTGATGGGATCGATATTGCCCTTTTTTCCGCGGGCTCCCAAACGAGCCTGAAATATGGTCCCATTGCCGCTAAGGCGGGAACAGTTGTGATTGATAACAGCAGCGCCTTTCGAATGGAAAAAGATGTTCCTCTGGTGGTGCCCGAAGTAAATATAAAAGCAGCGTTTACCCATAAAGGGATCATTGCCAACCCGAACTGCTCGACCATTCAGATGGTGGTGGCGCTTTACCCCCTCCATCAGGCGGCGCGGATTACCCGGATTGTCGTCACGACCTTTCAGTCTGTTTCTGGAAAAGGTAAAAAAGCGGTGGATGAGCTGATGGAACAGACCCGCTCCCTCTTATCTTTTAAAGAGGTGGAGGTTAAAGAATTTCCCCACCAGATTGCCTTTAACTGTCTCCCGCAGATCGACGATTTTCTGGATAACGCCTATACCAAAGAAGAGATGAAAATGGTTAATGAAACCCATAAGATCATGGGGGATAACTCGATCCGGGTGACGGCGACCACCGTCAGGGTCCCGGTCTTCCGGTGCCATTCCGAATCGGTCAATATTGAAACAGAAAAGAAACTAAGCGCCAATGAAGCAAGAGCCGTTCTAGCGGTTTCTCCTGGAGTGATCGTCTTCGATGATCCCAAAAGAAAAATTTATCCTCTTCCCTCTGAACATGCCGGAAAAGATGAGGTCTATGTCGGAAGAATCAGAGAAGATTTTTCGGTTCCCTCAGGCTTAAACCTCTGGATTGTATCGGATAATATTCGCAAAGGCGCGGCGCTCAATGCCGTTCAAATTGCCGAGGAACTCATTAAATTCTGA